A segment of the Streptomyces diastaticus subsp. diastaticus genome:
AACGGCCACGGCGCGAGCGGGCACCGGTGGGGTCCTGCTGAGCGGCCCCGCGCGGCAGCCCCCGGCCACCCGCGCCGCTGCACGGCGCGCACAGCTCGGTGTGCGGCAGGGCCGCCAGCCGCTCCGGGCCGACGGCCGCGCCGCAGGACACGCAGCGCCCGAAGGCGCCCTCGTCGAGACGGCGCAGGGCCGCCTCCGCCCGCTGGACCGCGCTCCGCGCCTCGTCGGCCCGACGCCGCTCCTCCTCGACGGCGGTGCGCCGGGAGCCCGCGTCCCCGACGTCGAGTTCGCAGTCGTCCCCCAGGCGCAGCGCGGCCTCCTCGGCGGCGCCCGCCTGCTTCCGCGCCCGCGCCAGCCGCTCCGTCAAGGCCCGGCGCACAGACTCCCGGCCGCCCCGGGCCGCTCCCTCGCCGTCACCGTCATCGCCACCGGGCTGAACCGGAGGATTCGGCACCACCTCACGCCTCCTGACCTCTGCGAGGGCGCCCCGTTCCCTCCAGGCTACGGACCCCGCCGCCGGCCGGCCCGGCGGAAGCGGGCCTCGGGGGGCTTCACCTCCGGTGCGGTCTCCGCGGTGGTCGCTGCGTGGTCTCGGTGTGCCGGCCGAAGGCCCTCGTGGCGAAGCTGCCTGGGCCTCCGGCCGGGGCGTCGGGAGTATGTGCCGGGCGCCGTGCGCGCCGTGCGGGGGGTGGGACGCCCACCAGGACCTGTCCGGCGGATCCTCGTGGGCCCGCGATGCCCGCGACGCCTGGCACGCACTCTGGCCGCACGCGCGAATCACCCGAGTACGTCCGGTACGAGGGGAGATCCGGGCGCATGGCGAGAGCACGCACCGGACGCCGCGGGCTGTGCCACGAGGATCCGCCGGGCAGGCCCTAGAAGAGGGTGCCCACCTCGGGTCCCTCCAGCTCGGTGACGAGCCCGGGCCCGTTGTTGCGCACGTTGCTCACCGCGGTGGCCACGGGATAGGCCCGCATCAGCCCTTCCGGCGGCGCCGCCAGCAGCTCCCGCAGCTCCGCCACGTCCGTCCGCGACGGGTCGAGCCAGGCGTCCCACCGGTCCGGCGGCAGCATCAACGGCATCCGGGGGTGGATGTCGGCCAGCGCCCGCGGTCCCTCCTCGGGCCCCACGGCGAGCGGTGCCGTCTCCGCCTCGGTGGTGATCACCGAACACGTCACCCACCAGGCGCGCGGGTGGTCCCCGGGCAGGGAGGGGTCGCGCCAGAACTCGTACAGCCCGGCCATCGCGAAGACCGACCCGTCGGCGGGGGTGACGAAGTAGGGCTGCTTGCGGGGCCGCTTCCGCTTCCCCTCCTCCTCCAGCTTCCGCTCCTCGGGGGCGGTCACCCACTCGTAATAGCCGTCGGCGGGCAGGATGCAGCGGCGTGCGGCGAACGCCCGGCGGTAGGCGGGCTTCTCGTGGACGGTCTCGGCCCGCGCGTTGATCATCCGGGCGCCGCCGTCGGGCGACTTGGCCCAGGAGGGGACGAGACCCCAGGTCAGGGTCCGCAACTGCCGTACGGGGCGCGGGTCGTCGCTCCCCTTGACCGGCCGGTCGAGGATCGCGGGAACCTCCTTGGTGGGCGCCACGTTCCAGTCGGGGACGAGGGTCTCGGAGGGCGAGGGGGCCTCCCCCGTCTCCTGGCCGTCCGCCGCCGCCTCGCTCAGCTCGGCCTTCTCGACGCCGAAGATCTCACTGAGGTCCTCAGGGCTCCGGGTGGCCGCGTACCGTCCGCACATACGTGCCAGACTGCCAGGCCCGGCCGTCCGGCCGCCACCACGTGGGGCCCGGCGGACGCGCGCCCCACCGCTGCGAGGAGCCGCCCGAGTATGCAGAGCACCACCACCGCACCCGCCGCCGATCTGTGGGACCGCGTCACCGGGACGCAGACCGCCCCCGAGTTCTGGCTGGTCGTGGCGACCGGCGTGGCGGCCCTCGCCGTGGTCCTGTGGGGCCCGGCCTGGCGCCCGGCGCGGAACGCCGTCACCATCGCCCACGAGGGCGGCCACGGCCTGGTCGCTCTGGTCACCGGCCGCAAGCTGGAGGGGATACGCCTCCACTCGGACACCTCCGGGCTGACCGTGAGCCGGGGCCGGCCGACCGGGCCGGGCATGATCCTCACCACCCTCGCCGGGTACACCGCCCCCTCGCTCCTCGGGCTGGGCGGCGCGTGGCTGCTGGCCGCCGGGCACATCACGGCGCTGCTGTGGGCGGCGACGGCGCTGCTGCTCGCCCTGCTGGTGATGGTCCGCAACGCCTACGGGGTGCTGACCGTGCTGATCACCGGCGGCCTCTTCGTCGCGGTCTCCTGGCTCGCCGATTCCCAGGTGCAGGCGGTCTTCGCCTACGCGGCGGTCTGGTTCCTGCTGCTGGGCGGGGTGCGGCCGGTGTTCGAGCTCCAGTCGAAGCGGCGGCGCGGCGGTGCGCCGGACTCCGACGCCGACCAGCTCGCCCGCCTGACCCACGCCCCGGCGGCGGTCTGGCTCTTCTTCTTCCACGCGGTCGCGCTCTGCTCCCTGATCGGCGGCGGCGGCCGGCTGCTGGGCCGGTCGTGACCGTTCCGGGCCGCCGCCGCCCGTCTCCGTGAGGGGTGGCGGCGCTCCCGTGCGCCGGTCCGGCGACCTCGGCGCACTAAAGTGGCGGTCATGACCCTGAACCCGGTTTCCACTCCCCTCTGGCCTGCCCCGTACGCGACCGGAGCCGTCGAGGCGACGGTCCAGGTACCGGGGTCCAAGTCGGTCACCAACCGAGCCCTGGTCCTGGCGGCGCTCGCGGCCGAGCCGGGGTGGCTGCGCCGCCCGCTGCGCTCGCGCGACACCGTGCTGATGGCGGACGCGCTGCGCACCCTCGGCGTGGGCATCGAGGAGACCGTCTCGTCGGACTCGGCCGCACCGGGCAGCGCCGTGCCGCGCGGCGGGGGCGGCGAGGCGTGGCGGATCATCCCGTCGGGCCTGCGCGGCCCGGCCACCGTCGACGTGGGCAACGCGGGCACGGTGATGCGCTTCCTGCCGCCGCTCGCCACCCTCGCCGACGGCGACATCCGCTTCGACGGCGACCCGCGCTCCTACGAGCGTCCGCTGCACGGCGTGATCGACGCGCTGCGCGCGCTCGGCGCCCGGATCGACGACGACGACCGGGGCAGCCTGCCGCTGACGGTGCACGGCACGGGCTCACTGGACGGCGGCACGGTCGAGATCGACGCCTCCTCGTCCTCCCAGTTCGTCAGCGCCCTGCTGCTGTCGGCGCCCCGTTTCAACCAGGGCGTGGAGGTCCGTCATATCGGCCCCAGGCTGCCCTCGATGCCGCACATCCGGATGACCGTCGACATGCTGCGCCGGGTCGGCGCCCAGGTCGACGAGCCCGAGTCGGGCGGCGAGCCGAACGTCTGGCGGGTCACCCCGGGCGCGCTGCTCGGCCGGGACCTCACCGTCGAGCCGGACCTGTCGAACGCCCAGCCGTTCCTGGCGGCGGCGCTGGTCACCGGTGGCCGCGTGGTGATCCCGGACTGGCCGGCCCGCACCACGCAGCCGGGTGACCGCCTGCGGGAGATCTTCACCACGATGGGTGGTTCCTGCGAACTCACCGAGGCCGGCCTGGTCTTCACCGGCTCGGGCCGCGTCCACGGCATCGACGTGGACCTCGGTGAGGTCGGCGAGCTGACCCCGGGGATCGCGGCCGTCGCTGCGCTGGCCGACGGCGAGTCCGTCCTGCGCGGCGTGGCGCACCTGCGGCTGCACGAGACGGACCGGCTTGCGGCGCTCACCAAGGAGATCAACGAGCTGGGAGGCGACGTCACGGAGACCGCCGACGGCCTGCGCATCCGTCCCCGTCCGCTGCACGGCGGTGTCTTCCGCACCTACGACGACCACCGGATGGCGACCGCCGGCGCGGTCCTGGGACTGGCGGTGAAGGACGTCGAGATCGAGAACGTCGCCACCACCGCGAAGACCCTGCCCGACTTCCCCGACCTGTGGACCGCCATGCTCGACGGGTCCGGCCAGTGACGGCCGGGAGCTGACGATGCGCCGTTACGGAAAGAACCCCGACGAGGACGACATCCGCGTCCGCCCCAGCCGCCGGGGCAGCCGCCCCCGCACCCACACCCGCCCCAAGCACGAGGACGCCGCCGAGGGCACGGTCCTCACCGTGGACCGGGGCCGGATCACCTGCCTGGTCGAGGGCCGTACGGTGACCGCGATGAAGGCCCGCGAGCTGGGCCGCAAGGCGGCGGTGGTGGGCGACCGGGTGGCGGTGGTCGGGGATCTCTCCGGAGAGAAGGACACCCTGGCGCGCATCGTGCGGATCGAGGAGCGCGCCTCGGTGCTGCGCCGCACGGCCGACGACGACGACCCCTACGAGCGCGTCGTCGTCGCCAACGCCGACCGGCTCGCCGTCGTCACGGCGCTGGCCGACCCGGAGCCGAGGCCCCGGATGATCGACCGCTGCCTGGTCGCCGCGTACGACGGCGGTCTGGAGCCGGTGCTGGTGCTGACCAAGTCGGACCTGGCCGACCCCGACTCCCTGCTGGACACCTACCGGGCGCTGGGCGTCCCGTACGTGGTGACCAGCCGCGAGGAGTTGGAGGACGGCTCGGCCGTGGAGCGGGTCCGGGAGCTGCTGGACGGCCATGTGACGGCGTTCGTGGGCCATTCGGGCGTCGGCAAGACGACGCTGGTGAACGCGCTGGTCCCCGAGGAGCAGCGGCGGATCACCGGCCACGTCAACGCGGTGACCGGCCGGGGCCGGCACACCACGGTGTCTGCGCTGGCGCTGCCGCTGGCGGACGCGGCCCCCGGTAGCTGGGTGATCGACACACCGGGCGTGCGGTCGTTCGGGCTGCACCACGTCGACCCCTCGCGGGTCATCCACGCCTTCCCCGACCTGGAGCCGGGGACGGAGGAGTGCCCGCGCGGGTGCAGCCACGACGAGCCGGAGTGCGCGCTCGACCAGTGGGTGGCCGACGGCCGCGCGGACCCGGCCCGCCTCAACTCGCTGCGGCGGCTGCTGGCGACGCGGGAGCGGCGCGAGGGCGACTGACCTCGGGTACGACGGCGGCGCGACGGGCCGCGCCGGGTCGCGGACCGCACCGCACCACGCGGGCATAATCGCCCGAAGCGGTACAAAGCGCGCGGCGGGGTTCCCTGGCGGCCCGTTCTCCGGACGGCCCACGGGTCCCGCCGCGCCGTGCCGCTCGTCGTGGACCGGACGGTGCGCGCGGGATCGTTTCGTCGGACCGGGCCGGGCCGGGGCGTGCCCATGTGCGCCGGACGCGCCCGCGCCGTACCGCCCCGAGGGGAAAGGCACATTCATGGCATGGCTGCTGGTCATCGTCGCGGGGCTGCTGGAGACGGGGTTCGCCGTCTGCCTCAAGCTCTCCCACGGCTTCACCCGGCTGTGGCCGACGATCGCCTTCGCCGCGTTCGCCCTCGGCAGCTTCGGTCTGCTGACGCTCGCCCTGAAGCGTCTGGACGTGGGCCCGGCGTACGCGGTGTGGACCGGCATCGGCGCGGCCGGCACCGCGATCTACGGCATGGTCTTCCTCGGTGACGTCGTCTCGACGCTCAAGATCATCTCGATCACCCTGGTCATCTGCGGCGTCATCGGCCTCCAGCTCTCCGGGTCGGCCCAGTGACACTCCCCCGCCGCCCCGCCGGTGGGACCGCGTCCCCCGACCGCGCCGGTGCCGCCGTCCGGGACAGCGCGGCCGCACTCGCACTCCCGGGGCGGTCCGCGCGGGGCGGTGGCGGCGGAGCGCGCCGGGGCCGGGCGCGGGGGGCGGAGGCGGGCAGCGGGTCGCCCCGGCAGCCGGTCAGCGGAGCGGCGGCCTCGTTCCGGTCGGCGGTGGATCGCACCGGGTCGCGGGTCGGGCGAGGGTGCGTCCGGTCCCGCTGAGGTGGCCGTCGGCGGCCCGCCGCACCAGGGCGCGCGCCGGCCTCTCCTTGCCGCCGACCTGGTTGTGGGCGTCTGCCGGGTGACGCCGGCGGCGGCCGTGGCGTCCCGCTTCCCCACCGTGCGGTCCGGGCGGGGCTCGGCAGGGCCGCACGGGGGCCGGTACGAGCGCTTCCCGACCCCATCCCGTGCGGGAGAGCACGGGGTGGGGTCGGGAAGTGTCAAGGAGGTGTGCGCGTGTGTGGGGGCGCCGCGCCCGCCGGTGACCGGATGGCCCGGCGCGGCGCGAGATCGATACTGTTTCGTCCATGGCCGACTATCACGATGATCTGCGTCTCGCCCATGTGCTTGCGGACGCCGCCGACGCGACCACGATGGAGCGGTTCAAGGCCCTCGACCTGAAGGTCGAGACGAAGCCGGACCTCACCCCGGTCACGGAGGCCGACAAGGCGGCGGAGGAGCTGATCCGCGGTCACCTCGCCCGGGCCAGGCCGCGCGACGCGATCCTCGGCGAGGAGTACGGGGTGGAGGGCACCGGCTCCCGCCGCTGGGTGATCGACCCGATCGACGGCACCAAGAACTACGTGCGCGGGGTGCCGGTCTGGGCGACGCTGATCTCGCTCATGGAGGCCGACCCCCAGGGCGGCGGTTTCCGGCCGGTGGTCGGCCTGGTGTCGGCCCCCGCGCTGGGCCGGCGCTGGTGGGCGGCGAAGGGCGCGGGCGCCTACACCGGGCGGAGCCTCACCTCCGCGAGCCGCCTGAAGGTCTCGGCGGTGGACCGGGTGGAGAACGCCTCGTTCGCCTACTCCTCGCTCTCCGGCTGGGAGGAGCGGGGGCGGCTGGACGGCTTCCTCGACCTGACGCGCACCTGCTGGCGCACCAGGGGCTACGGCGACTTCTGGCCGTACATGATGGTCGCCGAGGGCAGTGTCGACATCTGCGCGGAGCCGGAGCTGTCGCTGTGGGACATGGCGGCCAACGCGGTCATCGTGGAGGAGGCGGGCGGCACCTTCACCTCGCTGGAGGGAGCCCCCGGCCCTTCGGGCGAGAACGCCGCGGCCTCCAACGGCCTGCTCCACGACGAGCTGCTGGGGTACCTGAACCAGCGTTACTGAGCACCCGCGCACAGCACGGCGGGCCGGAACCCCGAGGGGTTCCGGCCCGCCGCCCGCGACAAGCGTCCGTCAGCCGCGCAGGGCCTGGACCGCGGCCTCCAGCCGCTTGCCGAAGTCCTCGTCCGCCTGGCGGAAGTTGTTGATGGCCCGCTCGGCGATGTCGTCGCGCGAGACACCGGCGATGTTCTGCGAGAGGTTCTCGATCAGGCGGGTCTTCTCGTCCTCCGACATCAGCCGGTAGAGGTTCCCGGCCTGCACGAAGTCGTTGTCCTCGGCGTGGCTGGGCGCCTCGGTGTCACCGGTCTCACCGGTGACGGGCAGGGGCTGCCAGAGCGCCCGGCCGG
Coding sequences within it:
- the hisN gene encoding histidinol-phosphatase, translating into MADYHDDLRLAHVLADAADATTMERFKALDLKVETKPDLTPVTEADKAAEELIRGHLARARPRDAILGEEYGVEGTGSRRWVIDPIDGTKNYVRGVPVWATLISLMEADPQGGGFRPVVGLVSAPALGRRWWAAKGAGAYTGRSLTSASRLKVSAVDRVENASFAYSSLSGWEERGRLDGFLDLTRTCWRTRGYGDFWPYMMVAEGSVDICAEPELSLWDMAANAVIVEEAGGTFTSLEGAPGPSGENAAASNGLLHDELLGYLNQRY
- a CDS encoding M50 family metallopeptidase, with the translated sequence MQSTTTAPAADLWDRVTGTQTAPEFWLVVATGVAALAVVLWGPAWRPARNAVTIAHEGGHGLVALVTGRKLEGIRLHSDTSGLTVSRGRPTGPGMILTTLAGYTAPSLLGLGGAWLLAAGHITALLWAATALLLALLVMVRNAYGVLTVLITGGLFVAVSWLADSQVQAVFAYAAVWFLLLGGVRPVFELQSKRRRGGAPDSDADQLARLTHAPAAVWLFFFHAVALCSLIGGGGRLLGRS
- the aroA gene encoding 3-phosphoshikimate 1-carboxyvinyltransferase, producing MTLNPVSTPLWPAPYATGAVEATVQVPGSKSVTNRALVLAALAAEPGWLRRPLRSRDTVLMADALRTLGVGIEETVSSDSAAPGSAVPRGGGGEAWRIIPSGLRGPATVDVGNAGTVMRFLPPLATLADGDIRFDGDPRSYERPLHGVIDALRALGARIDDDDRGSLPLTVHGTGSLDGGTVEIDASSSSQFVSALLLSAPRFNQGVEVRHIGPRLPSMPHIRMTVDMLRRVGAQVDEPESGGEPNVWRVTPGALLGRDLTVEPDLSNAQPFLAAALVTGGRVVIPDWPARTTQPGDRLREIFTTMGGSCELTEAGLVFTGSGRVHGIDVDLGEVGELTPGIAAVAALADGESVLRGVAHLRLHETDRLAALTKEINELGGDVTETADGLRIRPRPLHGGVFRTYDDHRMATAGAVLGLAVKDVEIENVATTAKTLPDFPDLWTAMLDGSGQ
- a CDS encoding DMT family transporter, encoding MAWLLVIVAGLLETGFAVCLKLSHGFTRLWPTIAFAAFALGSFGLLTLALKRLDVGPAYAVWTGIGAAGTAIYGMVFLGDVVSTLKIISITLVICGVIGLQLSGSAQ
- the rsgA gene encoding ribosome small subunit-dependent GTPase A; translation: MRRYGKNPDEDDIRVRPSRRGSRPRTHTRPKHEDAAEGTVLTVDRGRITCLVEGRTVTAMKARELGRKAAVVGDRVAVVGDLSGEKDTLARIVRIEERASVLRRTADDDDPYERVVVANADRLAVVTALADPEPRPRMIDRCLVAAYDGGLEPVLVLTKSDLADPDSLLDTYRALGVPYVVTSREELEDGSAVERVRELLDGHVTAFVGHSGVGKTTLVNALVPEEQRRITGHVNAVTGRGRHTTVSALALPLADAAPGSWVIDTPGVRSFGLHHVDPSRVIHAFPDLEPGTEECPRGCSHDEPECALDQWVADGRADPARLNSLRRLLATRERREGD
- a CDS encoding TraR/DksA family transcriptional regulator, yielding MTERLARARKQAGAAEEAALRLGDDCELDVGDAGSRRTAVEEERRRADEARSAVQRAEAALRRLDEGAFGRCVSCGAAVGPERLAALPHTELCAPCSGAGGRGLPRGAAQQDPTGARSRRGRSGRTVEGEARRAPEPGGTSMSDTTPGQAEGERDEEEPGREAREQPARTTPSQAEGDRDDEAEDG
- a CDS encoding SOS response-associated peptidase — its product is MCGRYAATRSPEDLSEIFGVEKAELSEAAADGQETGEAPSPSETLVPDWNVAPTKEVPAILDRPVKGSDDPRPVRQLRTLTWGLVPSWAKSPDGGARMINARAETVHEKPAYRRAFAARRCILPADGYYEWVTAPEERKLEEEGKRKRPRKQPYFVTPADGSVFAMAGLYEFWRDPSLPGDHPRAWWVTCSVITTEAETAPLAVGPEEGPRALADIHPRMPLMLPPDRWDAWLDPSRTDVAELRELLAAPPEGLMRAYPVATAVSNVRNNGPGLVTELEGPEVGTLF